One Nocardia iowensis DNA window includes the following coding sequences:
- a CDS encoding fused (3R)-hydroxyacyl-ACP dehydratase subunits HadA/HadB has product MGREQTMALETDDLPQTPTLAGQRFRVRDHYEVGREKIREFARAVQNHHGAHQQEADAHKLGHDGVIAPPTFASVIGSSGTRSLLESVLTEYDLSQILQTDQVFQAYRPILAGDRLTSEILIESIRQFGDNDFVVVRSALVNQHNELALIGSTTIVARRGAEVDPNLADVVDNIMMHGQVVEFPTGDKGSDDNSALIPLGVGELPAPAADREIAPVHTLPDFDQLSVGEQLPAGSFRLARGDLANYAGVSGDANPIHFSDHAAQLVGLPTVVAHGMLTMGLAGGYLTSWLGDPTAIEKFSVRFSGFVPVAADAASTVDFTGRIKALDPSTRTATVVLGGTSAGRKLFGRAIAEVRLA; this is encoded by the coding sequence ATGGGCAGGGAACAGACGATGGCGCTCGAAACCGATGACTTACCGCAGACTCCGACGCTGGCCGGGCAGCGGTTCCGCGTTCGGGACCACTATGAAGTGGGCCGGGAAAAGATCCGCGAATTCGCGCGGGCGGTGCAGAACCACCACGGCGCGCATCAGCAGGAAGCCGACGCACACAAGCTCGGCCACGACGGCGTCATCGCGCCACCGACCTTCGCCTCGGTGATCGGCTCGTCAGGCACCCGTTCGCTGCTCGAATCGGTGCTCACCGAATACGACCTCTCGCAGATCCTGCAGACCGATCAGGTGTTCCAGGCCTACCGGCCCATCCTGGCCGGCGACCGGCTCACCAGCGAGATCTTGATCGAGTCGATCCGCCAGTTCGGCGACAACGATTTCGTCGTCGTCCGGTCCGCCCTGGTCAACCAGCACAACGAGCTCGCGCTGATCGGCTCGACGACGATCGTGGCACGGCGCGGCGCTGAGGTGGATCCGAACCTCGCCGACGTGGTCGACAACATCATGATGCACGGACAGGTCGTCGAATTCCCCACGGGGGACAAAGGATCCGACGACAACTCCGCGCTGATCCCGCTTGGCGTCGGCGAACTGCCCGCCCCGGCGGCCGACCGCGAGATCGCGCCGGTGCACACCCTGCCCGACTTCGACCAACTGTCCGTCGGCGAGCAGCTCCCGGCCGGGTCCTTCCGGCTGGCCCGCGGCGACCTGGCCAACTACGCGGGGGTGTCCGGCGATGCCAACCCGATCCACTTCAGCGACCACGCCGCACAGTTGGTCGGCCTGCCCACGGTGGTCGCGCACGGCATGCTGACCATGGGCTTGGCCGGTGGCTATCTGACCTCCTGGCTCGGCGATCCGACCGCCATCGAGAAGTTCAGCGTGCGGTTCTCCGGCTTCGTCCCGGTGGCCGCGGACGCGGCGAGCACGGTGGATTTCACCGGCCGGATCAAGGCGCTCGACCCGAGCACCCGCACCGCGACCGTTGTGCTCGGCGGCACCTCGGCGGGCCGAAAGCTGTTCGGCCGAGCCATCGCCGAGGTTCGGCTGGCCTAG
- a CDS encoding excalibur calcium-binding domain-containing protein has translation MSYSVIRRVTPAIGAACLMVGALTLVPPTAIAETSTAAFIARPESHEKPDRDGKGEKKRKMYTNCIQAQAEHAGPIYRGLPQYNPLLDEDGDGIACNEW, from the coding sequence GTGAGTTATTCAGTAATCCGTCGCGTGACACCCGCGATCGGTGCCGCGTGTCTCATGGTCGGCGCCCTCACCCTGGTGCCGCCGACCGCCATCGCCGAGACTTCCACCGCCGCCTTCATCGCACGTCCAGAATCGCATGAGAAGCCGGACCGGGACGGCAAGGGCGAGAAGAAGCGAAAGATGTACACCAACTGCATTCAGGCGCAAGCCGAACACGCGGGACCGATTTACCGCGGGCTGCCGCAGTACAACCCGTTGCTCGACGAGGACGGCGACGGCATCGCCTGCAACGAGTGGTGA
- a CDS encoding BTAD domain-containing putative transcriptional regulator, with amino-acid sequence MCLDVRVLGPVRLLVGGEPVAVGGPKPRALLAALTVNRRRAVSSAALADMVWNEDPPDSYAASLQVFVSNIRKALRNSGVDPAQVLRTESSGYRLEVAENACDLGRFESSREAGNRAAALGDHAGAAQLFGAALREWSGRALADLAGLQFADGFATAMDEERLAVASARIDAEIACGRASSVIGELVAMTTEHPLREPLWGQLITALYLSGRQADALDACRRVRTVLAEELGIDPGPALIELEQRVLRQEPLSTVELRQVERMAAAMTETVTEAPSTVRSGQLRLPDGRVVPIAQGGLRIGRMTDNDLVLDDPKASRYHAHIMPSRAGLLIKDLHSANGVYVNDEPIENGALLADGDEIRIGATMLVFQAAQ; translated from the coding sequence ATGTGTCTGGATGTGCGCGTGCTCGGGCCCGTCCGGTTGCTCGTCGGCGGTGAGCCGGTGGCGGTCGGCGGGCCCAAGCCGCGGGCGCTGCTCGCCGCGCTCACCGTGAATCGGCGGCGCGCGGTGTCTTCGGCCGCGCTGGCGGACATGGTGTGGAACGAGGATCCACCCGATTCCTACGCCGCGAGTCTGCAGGTGTTCGTCTCGAACATCCGTAAGGCGCTGCGTAATTCGGGCGTGGATCCGGCGCAGGTGTTGCGCACCGAATCCTCCGGCTATCGGCTCGAGGTGGCCGAGAACGCCTGCGATCTCGGCCGTTTCGAGTCGAGCCGGGAGGCGGGCAACCGGGCGGCCGCGCTCGGCGATCATGCCGGTGCCGCACAGCTTTTCGGTGCCGCGCTGCGCGAATGGAGCGGCCGGGCGCTGGCCGATCTGGCCGGGCTGCAATTCGCCGACGGTTTCGCCACCGCCATGGACGAGGAGCGGCTGGCTGTCGCCTCCGCCCGGATCGATGCCGAAATCGCCTGCGGGCGGGCCTCATCGGTGATCGGCGAGCTGGTCGCGATGACCACCGAGCATCCGCTGCGCGAACCGCTGTGGGGACAGCTGATCACCGCGCTGTACCTGTCCGGCCGCCAGGCCGACGCGCTCGACGCGTGCCGCCGGGTGCGTACCGTGCTCGCCGAGGAACTCGGCATCGATCCGGGGCCAGCGCTGATCGAGCTGGAACAGCGCGTGCTGCGCCAGGAACCGCTCAGCACCGTCGAACTCAGGCAGGTCGAGCGGATGGCCGCGGCGATGACCGAGACCGTCACCGAGGCGCCGAGTACGGTGCGCAGCGGGCAGCTGCGACTACCCGATGGCCGGGTGGTGCCGATCGCGCAGGGCGGCTTGCGAATCGGCCGGATGACCGACAACGATCTGGTGCTCGACGACCCGAAGGCCAGCAGGTACCACGCGCACATCATGCCGAGCCGGGCCGGTCTGCTGATCAAGGACCTGCACTCGGCCAATGGCGTCTACGTCAACGACGAACCGATCGAGAACGGCGCGCTGCTCGCCGACGGTGACGAGATCCGCATCGGCGCAACGATGTTGGTCTTCCAGGCGGCGCAGTGA
- the fbaA gene encoding class II fructose-bisphosphate aldolase, translated as MPIATPEVYAEMLGRAKANSFAFPAINCTSSETINAAIKGFAEAGSDGIIQFSTGGAEFGSGQGVKDMVTGAVALAEFAHVIAAKYDVTIALHTDHCPKDKLDGFVRPLIAISQERVKNGQHPLFQSHMWDGSAIPIDENLEIAKELLKSCAQANIILEVEIGVVGGEEDGVEAEINDKLYTSPEDFQKTIDALGAGENGKYLLAATFGNVHGVYKPGNVKLRPEVLAEGQKVAAAKLGLGQDAQPFDFVFHGGSGSLKSEIEDSLRYGVVKMNVDTDTQYAFTRPIVTHMFTNYDGVLKIDGEVGNKKVYDPRSYLKKAETSMAARVTEACNDLKSAGRSISA; from the coding sequence GTGCCCATCGCGACTCCGGAGGTCTACGCCGAGATGCTCGGTCGGGCCAAAGCGAACTCCTTTGCCTTTCCCGCCATCAACTGCACGTCGTCGGAGACGATCAACGCGGCCATCAAGGGCTTCGCGGAAGCGGGCAGCGACGGCATCATCCAGTTCTCCACCGGTGGCGCCGAATTCGGCTCCGGCCAGGGCGTGAAGGACATGGTGACCGGTGCGGTCGCGCTGGCCGAGTTCGCGCATGTGATCGCCGCGAAGTACGACGTCACCATCGCGTTGCACACCGACCACTGCCCGAAGGACAAGCTGGACGGTTTCGTCCGGCCGCTGATCGCCATCTCCCAGGAGCGGGTGAAGAACGGGCAGCACCCACTGTTCCAGTCGCACATGTGGGACGGCTCCGCGATCCCGATCGACGAGAACCTGGAAATCGCCAAGGAACTGCTGAAGTCCTGCGCGCAAGCCAACATCATCCTGGAGGTCGAGATCGGCGTCGTCGGCGGTGAAGAGGACGGCGTCGAGGCCGAGATCAACGACAAGCTCTACACCTCGCCCGAGGACTTCCAGAAGACCATCGACGCGCTCGGCGCGGGCGAGAACGGGAAGTACCTGCTCGCCGCGACCTTCGGCAACGTGCACGGCGTCTACAAGCCGGGCAACGTGAAGCTCCGGCCCGAGGTGCTGGCCGAGGGCCAGAAGGTGGCCGCGGCCAAGCTCGGGCTCGGCCAGGACGCGCAGCCGTTCGACTTCGTCTTCCACGGTGGTTCCGGCTCGCTGAAGTCGGAGATCGAGGATTCGCTGCGCTACGGCGTCGTCAAGATGAACGTCGACACCGACACCCAGTACGCCTTCACCCGGCCGATCGTCACCCACATGTTCACCAACTACGACGGTGTGCTGAAGATCGACGGTGAGGTCGGTAACAAGAAGGTCTACGACCCGCGCAGCTACCTCAAGAAGGCCGAAACCTCGATGGCGGCGCGGGTCACCGAGGCATGCAATGATCTGAAGTCCGCGGGAAGGTCGATCAGCGCCTGA
- a CDS encoding VTT domain-containing protein: MHLLTETWLKNAVLPAILVIVFIETGLLFPILPGDSLLFTGGLLAAQPNPPVSIWVLVPAVTFIAFLGDQSGYWIGRAIGPALFHKEDTRFFKKHYVTETHEFFEKHGPKTIILARFVPIVRTFMPVLAGVSKMNYRKFVAFDIVGAILWGGGVTVLGYFLGNVAFIRDNVEAIFLLIVFVSVLPGIIAVAKRLLNRGAEPVARPDAELAASTNEPTR, encoded by the coding sequence ATGCACCTGCTCACGGAGACGTGGCTGAAGAATGCGGTGCTCCCGGCCATCCTGGTGATCGTCTTCATCGAGACCGGCCTGCTCTTCCCGATCCTGCCCGGCGACTCGCTGCTGTTCACCGGTGGCCTGCTGGCCGCGCAGCCGAATCCGCCGGTGTCGATCTGGGTGTTGGTGCCCGCCGTCACGTTCATCGCCTTTCTCGGCGACCAGAGCGGGTATTGGATCGGCCGGGCCATCGGGCCCGCACTGTTCCACAAGGAAGACACCCGCTTCTTCAAGAAGCACTACGTCACCGAGACGCACGAGTTCTTCGAGAAGCACGGTCCCAAGACCATCATCCTGGCCCGGTTCGTGCCGATCGTGCGCACCTTCATGCCGGTGCTGGCCGGTGTGTCCAAGATGAACTACCGCAAGTTCGTCGCGTTCGACATCGTCGGCGCGATCCTGTGGGGCGGCGGCGTCACGGTACTCGGCTACTTCCTCGGCAATGTCGCCTTCATCAGGGACAACGTCGAGGCGATCTTCCTGCTGATCGTGTTCGTCTCGGTGCTGCCCGGCATCATCGCGGTAGCGAAGCGGCTGCTCAATCGTGGTGCGGAGCCGGTAGCCCGGCCGGACGCCGAGCTGGCCGCCTCGACGAACGAGCCGACCCGCTAA
- a CDS encoding DedA family protein, with protein MSAGPALVWTVVLAFVFIECAIILGLFLPGDSMLITAGIVMASNASGEAQVWALSLGTMLAAIAGNQVGYVIGNRTGHRLVARKNGRYINTRNLQRVTELLERHGFVAVLIARWIPWVRTLCPTVAGAAGMDHRKFTVASTIGAIIWAPVLLLIGYYAGNFLDRVPWLMPIVIGTLVVGLILGTVLGIRHYRQEMAKPPEEFELETASSGVAEADH; from the coding sequence ATGTCGGCGGGTCCGGCGCTCGTCTGGACAGTGGTGCTGGCCTTTGTCTTCATCGAGTGCGCGATCATTCTCGGACTCTTCCTGCCCGGCGACTCCATGCTGATCACCGCGGGCATCGTGATGGCGTCCAACGCCTCGGGCGAGGCGCAGGTGTGGGCGCTGTCGCTCGGGACGATGCTCGCGGCCATCGCGGGCAATCAGGTCGGCTACGTCATCGGGAACCGGACCGGGCATCGGCTGGTGGCGCGCAAGAACGGCCGCTACATCAACACCCGCAACCTGCAGCGGGTCACCGAGCTGCTGGAGCGGCACGGGTTCGTCGCGGTGCTGATCGCCAGGTGGATTCCGTGGGTGCGCACGCTGTGCCCGACGGTCGCAGGCGCGGCCGGAATGGATCACCGCAAGTTCACCGTGGCCAGCACGATCGGCGCGATCATCTGGGCGCCGGTGCTGCTGCTCATCGGGTACTACGCGGGGAACTTCCTGGACCGAGTGCCGTGGTTGATGCCCATCGTGATCGGCACGCTGGTGGTCGGCCTGATCCTGGGAACCGTGCTGGGAATCCGGCACTACCGGCAGGAGATGGCGAAGCCGCCGGAGGAGTTCGAGCTGGAGACCGCGAGCAGCGGCGTGGCCGAAGCCGACCACTGA
- a CDS encoding lipase maturation factor family protein produces MDWFTAPEYWLSRLIFQRGLAVIYLIAFLGAALQFRALIGERGMLPVPRFVRRTPFRSAPSIFQVHYSDRFFAVVAWTGVGLSAAMIVGAADLVPLWAAMSMWLALWVLYLSIVNVGQRWYSFGWESLLLEAGFLAIFLGNDQTAPPVLVLWLTRWLLFRVEFGAGLIKWRGDPCWRDLTCLYYHHETQPMPGPLSWFFHRLPKPLHRVEVAANHFVQLVVPFGLFAPQPVASVAAGIVVVTQLWLVLSGNFAWLNWVTILLALTVIDGSLVAKILPVPDAPAVPGPPMWFAGAVIACTVLMVALSYWPVRNMLSRDQRMNMSFNAFHLGNTYGAFGNIGRTREEVVIEGTDDTTISERTVWREYEFKGKPGDPRRRPRQWAPYHLRLDWLMWFAAISPYYARPWLLPFVERLLVNDRATLRLLRGNPFPDAPPKYVRARLYEYRFSTRRELLRDRAWWQRSLVGEYLPPLTSGKAKSAS; encoded by the coding sequence ATGGACTGGTTCACGGCACCCGAATACTGGCTGAGCAGGCTGATCTTCCAGCGCGGGCTGGCGGTCATCTACCTGATCGCCTTCCTCGGCGCGGCCCTGCAGTTCCGGGCGCTCATCGGCGAGCGCGGCATGCTGCCGGTGCCGCGATTCGTGCGACGGACGCCGTTCCGTTCGGCGCCGAGCATTTTCCAGGTGCACTACTCCGATCGGTTCTTCGCCGTGGTGGCCTGGACAGGGGTCGGCTTGTCGGCGGCGATGATCGTCGGGGCCGCGGACTTGGTGCCGCTGTGGGCGGCGATGTCGATGTGGCTGGCGCTGTGGGTGCTGTATCTGTCGATCGTCAATGTCGGGCAGCGGTGGTACTCGTTCGGCTGGGAGTCGTTGCTGCTGGAGGCCGGGTTCCTGGCGATCTTCCTCGGTAACGACCAGACGGCGCCGCCGGTACTGGTGCTGTGGCTGACCCGGTGGCTGCTGTTCCGAGTGGAATTCGGCGCCGGATTGATCAAGTGGCGCGGCGATCCCTGCTGGCGCGACCTGACCTGCCTGTACTACCACCACGAGACCCAACCGATGCCTGGACCACTGAGCTGGTTCTTCCACCGGTTACCCAAACCGCTGCACCGAGTCGAGGTGGCGGCCAATCACTTTGTCCAATTGGTCGTGCCCTTCGGGCTTTTCGCGCCGCAGCCGGTGGCGAGCGTGGCCGCCGGGATCGTGGTCGTCACCCAGCTGTGGTTGGTGCTTTCCGGCAACTTCGCCTGGTTGAACTGGGTGACAATCCTGTTGGCGCTCACCGTGATCGACGGATCGTTGGTGGCGAAGATCCTGCCGGTGCCCGATGCGCCCGCGGTGCCGGGGCCGCCGATGTGGTTCGCGGGCGCGGTTATTGCCTGCACGGTGCTGATGGTCGCGCTGAGTTACTGGCCGGTGCGCAACATGCTCTCCCGCGATCAGCGAATGAACATGTCCTTCAACGCGTTTCACCTGGGCAACACCTACGGAGCGTTCGGCAATATCGGCCGGACCCGCGAGGAAGTGGTGATCGAAGGCACCGACGACACGACCATCTCCGAACGCACGGTGTGGCGGGAGTACGAATTCAAGGGCAAGCCGGGCGATCCGCGGCGGCGACCGCGCCAGTGGGCGCCCTACCATCTGCGGCTGGACTGGTTGATGTGGTTCGCGGCCATCTCGCCCTACTACGCGCGGCCCTGGCTGCTGCCGTTCGTCGAGCGACTGCTGGTGAACGACCGGGCGACGCTGCGTTTGCTGCGCGGCAATCCGTTCCCCGATGCCCCGCCGAAGTATGTGCGCGCGCGGCTCTACGAGTACCGCTTCAGTACCCGCCGAGAATTGCTGCGCGACCGAGCATGGTGGCAACGCAGCCTGGTCGGCGAGTACCTGCCGCCGTTGACATCGGGAAAAGCGAAGTCGGCGTCCTGA
- a CDS encoding glycoside hydrolase family 76 protein: protein MAESAIVSRHLRALWALPGTELAVVGWPATKRERAFASWHYWWQAHLIDCAVDAANRVPTPVRRKRIGAIARSHRIRNISGWTNKYYDDMAWLAIALERAERIAGVTEARSGLIALEKPLYDGWNPAVGGGLPWRIGADYYNAPANGPAAIALLRLGRQARAEEMADWLDATLRDPETGLILDGIHLPSGEIERPVYSYCQGVVLGVETELAVHTGAPKHVERVHRLLGAVEEHLTTRGVVNGGSGGDGGLFNGILARYLALVALMLPGDDAAREADRRAAAAIVRASATAAWANRLDVEGEPLFGHNWGKPATLPGGIAGAGRFTPGGSVTSSRVPERDLSVQLSGWMLMEAAYQVSAAGL, encoded by the coding sequence ATGGCGGAGTCCGCCATCGTTTCCCGGCACCTGCGTGCGTTATGGGCATTGCCAGGAACGGAATTGGCGGTGGTCGGCTGGCCGGCCACCAAGCGGGAACGCGCGTTCGCCTCGTGGCATTACTGGTGGCAGGCTCATCTGATCGACTGTGCGGTCGACGCGGCCAATCGGGTGCCGACTCCGGTGCGCCGCAAGCGGATCGGCGCGATCGCGCGCTCTCACCGCATCCGCAATATCAGCGGTTGGACCAACAAGTACTACGACGACATGGCCTGGCTGGCCATCGCGCTGGAACGCGCGGAGCGGATCGCGGGTGTCACCGAGGCACGCAGCGGGCTGATTGCCTTGGAGAAGCCGCTGTACGACGGCTGGAACCCGGCGGTCGGCGGCGGCCTGCCGTGGCGGATCGGCGCCGACTATTACAACGCGCCCGCCAATGGCCCCGCCGCCATCGCGCTGCTGCGGCTCGGCCGACAAGCGCGCGCCGAGGAAATGGCCGACTGGCTGGACGCGACGCTGCGCGATCCGGAGACCGGCCTGATTCTCGACGGCATTCACCTGCCGTCCGGGGAGATCGAGCGGCCGGTGTACAGCTATTGCCAGGGTGTGGTCCTCGGCGTGGAAACCGAGCTCGCGGTGCACACCGGTGCGCCGAAGCACGTGGAGCGCGTCCATCGACTACTCGGCGCCGTCGAAGAGCATCTGACCACCCGCGGCGTCGTCAACGGTGGTAGTGGCGGCGACGGCGGACTGTTCAACGGCATCCTGGCGCGCTACCTGGCGTTGGTCGCGCTGATGCTGCCCGGCGACGACGCCGCGCGGGAGGCCGACCGGCGGGCCGCGGCCGCGATCGTGCGCGCCTCCGCGACCGCCGCCTGGGCGAACCGGCTCGACGTGGAGGGCGAGCCGCTGTTCGGGCACAACTGGGGCAAACCGGCGACGCTGCCGGGCGGCATCGCCGGTGCGGGCCGGTTCACGCCCGGTGGTTCGGTGACCTCGTCGCGGGTGCCGGAACGCGATCTGTCGGTGCAGCTGTCCGGCTGGATGCTGATGGAGGCCGCATATCAGGTCAGCGCCGCCGGCCTGTGA
- a CDS encoding LuxR C-terminal-related transcriptional regulator, translating into MNESLRIVIAEDSAILRDGLASLLIERGHEVVAMVGDATTLSDVVGAHNPDVAVVDVRMPPSFTDEGLLAAIELRRKYPMTGVLVFSQWVETRYATELLAGGASGVGYLLKDRVADVRDFVDALQRVATGGTALDPEVVSQLMGASRQQDSLARLTPREREVLELMAQGLSNNAIATALTVTERAVEKHIGNIFTKLDLPPSDAHHRRVLAVLRLKAS; encoded by the coding sequence GTGAACGAGTCACTGCGGATCGTGATCGCCGAGGACAGCGCGATCCTGCGGGACGGCCTCGCGAGCCTGCTCATCGAGCGCGGCCACGAGGTGGTCGCCATGGTCGGCGACGCGACAACATTGAGCGATGTGGTCGGCGCGCACAATCCCGACGTCGCCGTCGTGGACGTGCGCATGCCGCCCAGCTTCACCGACGAAGGCCTGCTCGCCGCGATCGAGCTGCGTCGCAAATATCCGATGACCGGTGTGCTCGTCTTCTCCCAGTGGGTCGAAACCCGTTATGCCACTGAGCTTCTCGCCGGTGGCGCGAGCGGTGTCGGCTACCTGCTCAAGGATCGGGTTGCCGATGTCCGCGATTTCGTCGACGCACTCCAACGGGTCGCCACCGGCGGCACCGCCCTAGACCCGGAGGTGGTGAGCCAATTGATGGGCGCATCCCGCCAACAGGATTCCCTGGCCCGGCTCACCCCGCGCGAACGCGAGGTGCTCGAACTGATGGCACAGGGCCTGTCCAACAACGCCATCGCCACCGCCCTCACCGTCACCGAACGTGCCGTGGAAAAACACATCGGCAACATCTTCACCAAACTCGATCTTCCCCCGTCCGACGCTCATCATCGCCGCGTGCTGGCGGTACTGCGTCTGAAAGCTTCATGA
- a CDS encoding sensor histidine kinase, with translation MTETHAEPTLVLDPTPGKAGRSADQVARAVLRAPFQARFWKELVYVFTVFVLGCVALAYMYLGWGGGLAISLTIIGLPILALILLGGRTWARIYRALAKDLLGARLTPPPPFAPAPGLIGFLKSAFTDRASWRAALFLLAQAVLGVVVGYFVLVFTAMTVFTAISPIPWLVFHPTNVDAEGVEHHSLAQFGDFYIETWPRVLGLAAIGVIGCFLLPWLLRAVCWLHRLLSMALLTATEGDRRIIELQQGRQAAVDDSTATLRRVERDLHDGTQARLVTIAMALGRAEDRLAAGGDPRDLIADAHASSKEALTELRELVRGIHPPALELGLGPALETLAARSSVPVELRVHLPERPSPAIEAIAYFSVAELLTNVVKHANATRAWISVLPTDARTISVTVRDNGIGGVLQPAAGELAVGSGLSGLAARARTVDGTLTVQSPTGGPTVVTILLPKDGSR, from the coding sequence ATGACCGAGACACACGCCGAACCCACCCTCGTGCTCGACCCGACGCCCGGAAAAGCCGGACGGTCCGCCGATCAGGTGGCCCGGGCGGTGCTACGCGCTCCGTTCCAGGCGCGCTTCTGGAAAGAGCTCGTCTATGTCTTCACGGTGTTCGTCCTCGGCTGCGTTGCCCTCGCGTACATGTACCTGGGCTGGGGTGGCGGGCTGGCGATCTCCCTCACCATCATCGGACTGCCGATCCTGGCCCTGATCCTGCTCGGCGGACGGACCTGGGCTCGGATCTACCGGGCGCTGGCCAAGGATCTGCTCGGTGCGCGGTTGACGCCGCCGCCGCCGTTCGCGCCCGCGCCGGGCTTGATCGGCTTCCTCAAGAGCGCGTTCACCGATCGGGCCAGTTGGCGGGCGGCGCTGTTCCTGCTCGCGCAGGCGGTGCTCGGTGTCGTGGTCGGCTATTTCGTGCTCGTGTTCACCGCGATGACGGTGTTCACCGCGATCTCGCCGATCCCGTGGCTGGTCTTCCATCCGACCAATGTCGATGCCGAAGGCGTGGAACATCATTCGCTGGCCCAGTTCGGTGACTTCTACATCGAAACCTGGCCGCGGGTGCTCGGTCTCGCCGCGATCGGGGTGATCGGCTGCTTCCTGCTGCCCTGGCTGCTGCGCGCGGTCTGCTGGCTGCACCGGCTGCTGAGCATGGCGTTGCTCACCGCGACCGAGGGTGACCGGCGGATCATCGAACTGCAGCAGGGCAGGCAGGCGGCGGTCGACGACTCGACGGCCACGCTGCGGCGGGTGGAGCGGGATCTGCACGACGGTACCCAGGCCCGGCTGGTCACCATCGCGATGGCGCTCGGCCGGGCGGAGGATCGGCTGGCCGCGGGCGGTGATCCGCGTGATCTGATCGCGGACGCGCACGCCAGCTCCAAGGAGGCGCTGACCGAATTGCGCGAGCTGGTGCGTGGAATCCACCCGCCCGCTCTGGAACTCGGGCTCGGCCCGGCACTGGAGACGCTGGCCGCGCGCAGCTCGGTTCCGGTGGAACTGCGGGTGCATCTGCCCGAGCGCCCGAGTCCGGCGATCGAGGCGATCGCCTACTTTTCGGTCGCCGAGCTGCTCACCAACGTGGTCAAGCATGCCAACGCCACGCGGGCCTGGATCTCGGTGCTGCCGACCGATGCTAGGACCATCTCGGTCACCGTGCGGGACAACGGAATCGGCGGCGTACTGCAACCGGCTGCGGGGGAACTCGCGGTAGGCAGCGGACTTTCGGGTCTGGCGGCCCGGGCCCGCACCGTCGACGGCACGCTCACCGTGCAGAGCCCGACCGGCGGGCCCACCGTGGTCACCATCCTGTTGCCGAAGGACGGCTCGCGGTGA
- a CDS encoding DUF4190 domain-containing protein, with product MSYPPQPPPYGYPGYGAYGPPQEHPQATMILVLGILSLVFCQIIGPVAWVMGRKALNEIDASGGALGGRSNVMVGYVCGIIASVLVILGILFVGLFIVLGIAGVWDSTSTY from the coding sequence ATGAGCTACCCGCCGCAGCCGCCGCCGTACGGTTATCCAGGTTACGGAGCTTACGGACCGCCGCAGGAGCACCCCCAGGCCACCATGATCCTGGTCCTCGGCATCCTGAGCTTGGTCTTCTGCCAGATCATCGGTCCGGTCGCCTGGGTGATGGGCAGGAAGGCGCTCAATGAGATCGACGCGTCCGGCGGCGCACTCGGCGGCCGGTCGAATGTGATGGTCGGCTACGTCTGCGGGATCATCGCCTCGGTGCTGGTCATCCTCGGCATCCTGTTCGTCGGGCTGTTCATCGTGCTCGGCATCGCCGGGGTCTGGG